CAGTTGTTCCCGAAGATCCTGTGGATACTGCTCCAAGCTCCAGTTGTCAACCATCTACTGGAGTGAGCTCATCGGATGAGAATAAACGCTATGAACCCCATGGGCTAGGATACTTGACATTCAATCCTCTGTTTTCTCGGATAACAGGGTCGCAAGGTATTCAAGATGAGGAGGCATCTAGTACTGCTCAAAATCAACATGTTGATGGTGAGTTTCGGTGCGCTACGCGCACGAGTAGTAAACATGGTCTCAACCAGGAAACCGTGGACAGAAAGGTTCTTGCACCAAAGCATGTGGTTTCAACTGATTATGGTGAAAGTAATGTTGCTGCGTCGAGAATTAGCTTGCCTATAGCAAGTTTGAAAGCTGGTGTTAAGAAACAGGAGCCAAGAAAGAGCATAGCGGCAGCTGTCATTAACGGGTTGACAAAGGGGGCCAAGGTATTGATATTTACTGTTTATGTAGTGAAGGATCTACTTTTCAGcaagggggggagggggggggggtgactgACAAGATATAACAGAAAAGAGCTAGTTTTTGCAGTTGGTTCCTGCTTTAGCGGCAAGTAAATTCTAGATAATCAATACTAGAATGTTGTAGTATAGAAAGTTCATCGCAAAAGTACAAGAGTTTTATTTTGGACATTGGTTTACATTTGATATACAGAAGCATTCACCCATATATTGGGATGATCAATTTGCTGCAATTACATGGTTGGTGTGAGTTTTGGCTTTGTATGAGATTCCAAGCAGTTTGGAAGGGAAATTCCATAATAATATTATATGACTTACATGTGTGAATGAGCCAAATCACTTTCCAGGATAGTACTAGCTAGATCACTTTCCAGGATAGTACTAAAGAAAACTTCCATTGTTGGTTTCTTCCTTTCTTGATTATTTTATATATATGATGCAAAAGTTAAtgtcatttatctcatatgcccaTGTTTACTATTTCAGGACCCATCAAGTTGTCTTATCCAAATTCCGAGAGTACATTTAAGAAGAAACTCAGAAAACATGAACTCTGAAGGCTTAAAGGATCCTTTCCACAAGAGGGTTGAGATGAAATTGCGTGCTTTATCTGATAGGATGAGTGCTGAGAAAGCTGCTGCCTCTTCTAGATCTTCTCCGTATCAAAATGCTGATAGAGCTGCCATTTCTTCCAGATCTGCTTTGTGCCAGAACACTGATAGAGTCATTGCACCATCTAAATCAGCTACACAAGCTTCTCACAAGTTTTTGAAAGAAGTACAGCCTGCAGCTACCCTTCCTCGTACAAATTTCTACAACAAGGGATTGTCTGTTTCTCATGTTGCCTCTAGCAACAGCAGTAATACTGGGAAGCTGGCTACTAGAAGCTCAGTTATGCCCAATTCACTTCAAAATAATGCAAAACCCTTGCAGGCTGCTCAGGTAGCTTTTGCCCCTAATCAAATGTTGATTTATCCTTTGAACTTATTCACAAATGCAACTTTGGTCAGTTGCTTCTACATATGGACCATAATTTTCCTTTTGCTAATCGTCAGAAGATATTTTTGCAAGTTCGGTATAACAAATAGTTAAACGCTTCTAATGGTTTATGGAAAGTTGATAAGCTTAATTAATCTTGGCAGGTCGCATCGAAAAGAGGCGCAGGTCTTACCAGTACAAGCAATGGATCGCAGAACAAAAGGTCTTCATTTTGATTtcatttctactccctccgttcctaaatataagtctttttagagatttcaataaggaCTACATGTTGTGGAAATCTTGAATATTATTGAAACCCCTGTGCTTGTTTGAACTGATTTTCAGGAAGCAGCTGAGCACACCAGCGGCATCAGTTGGAAGTAGCCGGATTAGAGGATCTATGCACATATCTGCACCAACAAGTGCAAGGTTTGTTCCTGGAGTG
The sequence above is a segment of the Aegilops tauschii subsp. strangulata cultivar AL8/78 chromosome 6, Aet v6.0, whole genome shotgun sequence genome. Coding sequences within it:
- the LOC109782455 gene encoding uncharacterized protein isoform X1, which encodes MAAEVGQPFSGWTHSDSPYNDLCTQDDSVQKMVLDHGSVSFGRFAEESLSWENRSVFEHNRRQEEISKLTLPGLVAQKKAFFEEYYKRKAQKAKLLTEATLEERSDGDTLDHSMQEDNSHAVVPEDPVDTAPSSSCQPSTGVSSSDENKRYEPHGLGYLTFNPLFSRITGSQGIQDEEASSTAQNQHVDGEFRCATRTSSKHGLNQETVDRKVLAPKHVVSTDYGESNVAASRISLPIASLKAGVKKQEPRKSIAAAVINGLTKGAKDPSSCLIQIPRVHLRRNSENMNSEGLKDPFHKRVEMKLRALSDRMSAEKAAASSRSSPYQNADRAAISSRSALCQNTDRVIAPSKSATQASHKFLKEVQPAATLPRTNFYNKGLSVSHVASSNSSNTGKLATRSSVMPNSLQNNAKPLQAAQVASKRGAGLTSTSNGSQNKRKQLSTPAASVGSSRIRGSMHISAPTSARSSSSGIRPYKAAKAPRISNGRNAAVKTEMMQKSTTYETHSVGGRNALSEVTVNGNEQNRKVILSRDGKRSNLACKSKPRQERPRWR
- the LOC109782455 gene encoding uncharacterized protein isoform X2, with the protein product MAAEVGQPFSGWTHSDSPYNDLCTQKMVLDHGSVSFGRFAEESLSWENRSVFEHNRRQEEISKLTLPGLVAQKKAFFEEYYKRKAQKAKLLTEATLEERSDGDTLDHSMQEDNSHAVVPEDPVDTAPSSSCQPSTGVSSSDENKRYEPHGLGYLTFNPLFSRITGSQGIQDEEASSTAQNQHVDGEFRCATRTSSKHGLNQETVDRKVLAPKHVVSTDYGESNVAASRISLPIASLKAGVKKQEPRKSIAAAVINGLTKGAKDPSSCLIQIPRVHLRRNSENMNSEGLKDPFHKRVEMKLRALSDRMSAEKAAASSRSSPYQNADRAAISSRSALCQNTDRVIAPSKSATQASHKFLKEVQPAATLPRTNFYNKGLSVSHVASSNSSNTGKLATRSSVMPNSLQNNAKPLQAAQVASKRGAGLTSTSNGSQNKRKQLSTPAASVGSSRIRGSMHISAPTSARSSSSGIRPYKAAKAPRISNGRNAAVKTEMMQKSTTYETHSVGGRNALSEVTVNGNEQNRKVILSRDGKRSNLACKSKPRQERPRWR